A stretch of Lathyrus oleraceus cultivar Zhongwan6 chromosome 6, CAAS_Psat_ZW6_1.0, whole genome shotgun sequence DNA encodes these proteins:
- the LOC127095464 gene encoding squalene epoxidase 3, giving the protein MGASPSVGRPLHVNKAHNAALAYTLGKDGRRVHVIERDLSEPDRIVGELLQPGGYLKLLELGLEDCVDEIDAQRVFGYALYKDGKNTKLSYPLENFDSDVSGRSFHNSHFIQQMREKASSLPNVKLEQRTVTFLLEENGTIKGVNYKNKSGQEFTTKAPLAIVWDGCFSNLRRSLCDPKVEVPSHFVGLILEDCNLPYENHGHVILGDPSPILFYPISSTEIRCLVDVPGQKLPSVGNGEMANYLKTVIAPQVPK; this is encoded by the exons ATGGGGGCGTCGCCGTCGGTCGGCCGCCCCCTGCATGTGAATAAGGCTC ACAATGCTGCTCTTGCTTATACACTTGGAAAGGATGGACGGCGAGTGCATGTGATTGAAAGAGATTTGAGTGAACCGGATAGGATTGTGGGTGAATTGTTACAACCTGGTGGATATCTAAAGTTACTTGAGTTGGGTCTTGAAGATTGTGTGGATGAAATTGATGCACAAAGAGTCTTTGGCTATGCTCTTTATAAGGATGGGAAAAACACCAAGTTGTCTTATCCCTTAGAAAATTTTGACTCTGATGTATCTGGAAGAAGCTTTCACAATAGTCATTTCATACAACAAATGCGAGAAAAGGCTTCATCTCTTCCAAATGTAAAATTAGAACAAAGAACCGTCACGTTTTTACTCGAAGAAAATGGAACCATCAAAGGGGTAAACTATAAAAACAAGAGTGGACAAGAGTTTACAACAAAGGCTCCTCTCGCCATAGTATGGGATGGTTGTTTTTCTAACTTGAGACGCTCTCTTTGTGATCCTAAGGTTGAAGTTCCTTCTCATTTTGTTGGATTGATATTGGAGGATTGTAACCTTCCATATGAAAATCATGGACATGTTATCTTGGGTGATCCTTCGCCAATTTTGTTTTATCCTATAAGTAGTACCGAGATTCGATGTTTGGTCGATGTGCCTGGCCAAAAACTACCTTCTGTTGGTAATGGTGAAATGGCTAATTATTTGAAAACTGTGATAGCACCTCAGGTGCCAAAATAA